The Candidatus Methylomirabilota bacterium DNA segment GGACTTCACGATTGCCGAAGGGGACGGGCTGAAGGATGATTAGCCGCGGCCAGATCTACTTTGTGAACCTCAGCCCCACCCACGGCCGGGAACAAGCCGGAAGACGTCCCGTCCTGGTGGTCTCAGCAGATGCGATCAATCGACAGCCACTGGTGGTCACGGTGGTCGTCGGTACCGACGCGGAGAATATACCTCGTGACTACCCGACAAACGTCCGCATGACGGCTCAGGAAACCGGTCTTCAGAGGGATACTGTATTCCTCTGTTTTCAAATTCGCTCGTTGGATCCTATCCGTTTCCTTGACCTCAAGACCCATCGTCCAAACCTTGCGGGAACCGTACCTTCCGCTCGCATGGCAGAGATAGAGGAAGCTCTCAGGTTGGCGCTGAGCTTGTAAGCCTTCCGCCTCACAGTTTTTCACGCCGCCCCCTGGTGCTCCTACCTTCCTGCTCATTACTACCCGTAACTCTATCGCTCTTCCCCGCCCGTGCCCGCCCGCAGCGCCAATTGCCTGGCCAATCGGCCTGCCTGTGCGCGGCACGCAGACAGGTAATGCATCGGGTCTTCGATAGCGTGGCCGACCTACTCGTCTCAAATCCCCCCAACCCCCCTTTCACAAAGGGGGGCGAGGTCAGAGCGGCATGATGAGATTGCACCGGGTCCGAAATGGCACATGCGACAGGGTGCTTGATCGCGTCGATCTTCTTCGTAATTTGTAGGTTGCTGTTACGAGATCAGACCGAGGCGTTTGGCGTCAGCGAGGTTCCATCCCACCGCTTCAAGCACGCTCTTGAGTGTCTTGCGTGTGAGGGTGTCACTACCGTGATGGTAATGAACGACAAGTCAGTCGGCCGTCCTCATGCATGTAAATCCGCCCGCCTGTTCGGGTAGATCGGCGGAGCGTGAAGCCGTCGCGTTCAAGAGCGGTGATGAGGTCGCTGACGGGAAGATTCCTGAGGAGGTGGACGAGCTCGCCCGCCTCACTCATACGACGACAGCAAGAGCGGGGATCTCGATAATTTCTCCATTGGGAGGAGGTTGCGGGATAGGCCGGCCTGCTTCACGCAGGGTAAAGATGTAGGCGTCGATGGCTTCCTGCAAGGCCTTGACGGCTTCCTGCTGCGTATATCCCCAGGTCGCGCAACCGGGGAGAGAGGGCACGACAGCGCTCCACCGACCGTCTTCTTCCTGTTCGACTTCAATCGGATAGATAAATGTTCTCATTGACAGTCCTCTTCAAAACACATTTCATTATAAATCCCTCAGAGCCTGTCCTGCAAACTTCTTGTTGTGCTTTCACGGACTTAGCCTTTTCTCTTGTTTTATCTGCCTTCCGTCAGCCGCCCGTTACGCCTCACTCACGACTCAACCTCCAAGCCGTTCGTCCTGAGGCGCTCGTTCGCATCGCGATTATTGAACGGACTACACCGCTCGGCTTTCTTCGAATGCCAAGATTTCAACAGTCACCTTTTTTTCTTAACCGTATTTTCTCCGTGTGGGTGAACGAAAGAATATACCTCCCAGCTCGAATCTTTGCGCGTATTGGTTCTATATCCATCTTTGACTCTTGGTGATATTGCTCTGGCGCTCACACGCGGCGCCGAATGAGACGAGAGAGCAGCAGAGGAGGATCGAACAGTGTATGCCGCAAGAACAGACGCTGGTCATCGCTGAGTGTGCCGCCACGCATGGCCTTCAGGGCCACTTGAGCGAGCGACACGCTCTCATCTGTGACGGTGCGAGCAGCCGAAGTGGTCCCGGTCAGAATCCACTCAAGCCCGGCGCGAATGAAGTTCAGGCCCATCAACGTGAGGGCATTCATGCTGCCCCAGACTCTTGGATTGGCTTCAATGAGATTCAGCTCTCCGGTCCTCGAGTCCACGCGAGCATCAATGTGCACGATCCCCGACAGGCGTAACGCCTCTGCTATCGTGGCGGCACGGTGCACGAACTCCGAGTTGTGAACGAACCACAGACGACCGTCGATATACGTCTGCACGGCGTGGTGGAGAATACGGCCGTCGATGCCGAAGACGCTGATGTCAATATCGTGACCCGGCACAAAACTTTGGGCGACAAGCGGCTTGAACGCGTAGTTCTGACCTAGAACGGTTTCCTGATAATGCTCCCGAGAAGTGATCACCCGGAAGCCTGCGCTGCCCTCCTTGTCGGTGGGCTTGATCACGAACGGGTATTTGAGTTCCTCGCCCGGCCAGTTTCTGGACAGATCATATTTATCGTCGAATACCTTCGTCCGCGGCGTCTTGATTCCCAATGCCGTGCACAGGTTGAAGAATGCCCACTTGTCATCAAGTTGCGCCACCGCGTCGAGGCTGGGCACTGGGAACGTGAGCACGCGCGGTCCGTGCGCCACCGCGACACTCTTGACGCTGGCCACGTCAACCGGCACCAGAATCACTTCCTCGAACGAGGACTGCAAGGCGCAGAGGTGCAGGGCGGTGGCGTGGTAGTCGGACTCGTCTGAGAACATGTGCCGTACGCACCACCTCGAGCGAGCAACCCCTTTTACGGCCGCAGGACCGACGAGGACGAACTCGGGCCTGGAAAGCGGGAGTGCCCGTACCGCATTCCAGCAAGAAGCGGGGTTGGAGCCAACGATACAGATCTGTCTCGGCATCCGCAGATGAACGCGTCCTCTCGGTCAATGATGTGGATTCCGGGCCCCATTCCCGATGGCTGCTGCCGTGTCTATCGATGGCCTCTTGCGAGCAATATCGGCTTGATATTACGGACTATTTCTTATATCTTTACTGTAAAGAGTAAAGGAGGCTTTACGATGCTTACGAGCAAGCTTTCCA contains these protein-coding regions:
- a CDS encoding type II toxin-antitoxin system PemK/MazF family toxin, whose translation is MISRGQIYFVNLSPTHGREQAGRRPVLVVSADAINRQPLVVTVVVGTDAENIPRDYPTNVRMTAQETGLQRDTVFLCFQIRSLDPIRFLDLKTHRPNLAGTVPSARMAEIEEALRLALSL
- a CDS encoding type II toxin-antitoxin system HicB family antitoxin, with the protein product MRTFIYPIEVEQEEDGRWSAVVPSLPGCATWGYTQQEAVKALQEAIDAYIFTLREAGRPIPQPPPNGEIIEIPALAVVV
- a CDS encoding ATP-grasp domain-containing protein, with the translated sequence MFSDESDYHATALHLCALQSSFEEVILVPVDVASVKSVAVAHGPRVLTFPVPSLDAVAQLDDKWAFFNLCTALGIKTPRTKVFDDKYDLSRNWPGEELKYPFVIKPTDKEGSAGFRVITSREHYQETVLGQNYAFKPLVAQSFVPGHDIDISVFGIDGRILHHAVQTYIDGRLWFVHNSEFVHRAATIAEALRLSGIVHIDARVDSRTGELNLIEANPRVWGSMNALTLMGLNFIRAGLEWILTGTTSAARTVTDESVSLAQVALKAMRGGTLSDDQRLFLRHTLFDPPLLLSRLIRRRV